The DNA region ttttttaGTGTTACTAATTAAGCTGTCGTTTTCCTTTTTTACTCATGTGGAAAATTGGGGTTGCTACAGATGTGGTGGCTAataatgacattattatgaagaaaaagacattttttattttttaaaaaaataccaaataaaaatattattgcttcacacatttttttttaattttggttttttttttaattaaaaaaaaaaaaaaaaaaaaaaagcaaaaagggaGTGGAAATCCCATTTGCCTTTTCTACTCGGATGTTATTATATTTCATATCTTGTGTGCAGGCTACCTTGTTATTCAAGCACATGCTACCTTATAGAATGGCAAAAGCCTACCAttattaaataaagaaagacGAAGGAGAAGTTAGAATACCTTGAATTATTAAAGTTTGCATTTccacttaataaaataatggaattcctattttctttgGCTTAGGAAATTGGTTTTTGTCTGATTCAACTggaatttctattttctttgccctttttttttttttttttaggatgtCCACCCAAGAGGagaagagagattcgaactagtgacctctgcttcatgatGCGTGGTTCTTAGCCGATTGAGTTGTCTCTTGGAGACTATTTTATTTGCTGCCTACCACTTGATACAAGTAAAACTTCAGTGGAATTAAGGTTAGGTCATGGTGTTTAAATGCAGTGAGGCGGCTCCTCATAGTTTAGCCTCTAAAGACATTAATTCTTTAACGAGAAAGGGCTACTATGATCACATCTAGTTTTCAGAGATCTCAATCCACATGATTTGAAGTGTATCTCATCTTTCGATGACTAATTGCAACTTTACCAAAAACAGtactttaattttcataatcaAGGAATGATGATAAAGAATGACACTCTTCAAGAAATGTAATACTTGAAATAGTAATAACAATAGAGAGCCCCTGCTATTCGGATGTGCTGTAAAACCTTACTTTTACTGCATCTAACAAGAGAATGACACATCGTTTAAAAACACCAAATGCAATAAACATGAAAGCACCAgatcttatttaaaaaaaaaaaaaaaacacaaatgacAAAAAGGCACCTCCAATTTGCCCTTTCACTCAACgccaaaccctaaaaacccacCACCTCCTGAGCCCAAAGCCACCATCTATCCGATAATTTTGGTGCCTTTTATCCCTCTACTTTCTCTCTTTAGAAATAGGTTTTGCTTTGACTGGGAAAATGGGTAACATAAATATTGCGTGTTTCAAGTTGGGTATTACTTGTGAGTGGCGAAATTGCTTGTGGTTGGGtgttcttttttcttggtggttgattttgtttgtaagttttgGGTAGTCTATTTTGCTTGTAATTTTTGGGTGCTTTTGAAAACGGAGAGTAGAGAGTGCTCAAGCGGTTATAACCGGCAGTTATTAGCTATTACTGCTAACCACAACCACCTTAGGCAGTTATCAATTTTTNNNNNNNNNNNNNNNNNNNNNNNNNNNNNNNNNNNNNNNNNNNNNNNNNNNNNNNNNNNNNNNNNNNNNNNNNNNNNNNNNNNNNNNNNNNNNNNNNNNNttttttatttgttttcaattttttataaaggcaatcccaaacaatcaataatatttacaatatctAAATTAGTTAGTTTGGAATTGTTTGACTAATATATCTTAATTGGTTGATTTAATAAAGTATATATCttgatgtcatatatatatatatatatatagatatatatccCAATTCCTTAATTTGATCGGATAATCAGTTTGGAGATTGAACTCTCACCAGTCACCGCCaattattttaatgtttatcttttttccaactctttttaaaattcaccAGTAATAGCAATTTCTGAGAGTGGATAAatgattaatattaattataatctGAAGTGGATTTTATATTCAAATACAAGTCTACATAGAAGAGATGAGACTCTACAACTCTCAACCCATATATACACGCTTCTATAGAATTCTTCAGTAGCCTTGccgcagagagagagaagtcAAATTATCATGGAGATTGTTGAGAATGGTAAGGAGACTATCAAGAGAGAGCAAGCACTTACCGTAGACGCTGCTGTGGATGATCAGCTCTCTCTTTGGGGCCTGTACGACTTAGGCGACATAAGTAGTGGCCATGGAAAGAGACAGCGAGTTGGCGATGACGACGATGATGATGACCACAGCGTTGACGACGAGGAGTACTTCAGAAATCTGCCACTTGGGTATGGGTTCTATCCCGAAGACGATGTGCTAATTGAGGAGTACTTGAAGCCCAAGCTGTTTAACCAGCCCCTCCCAAGAAACCTGATAAACGACATTGACATATATCTCCACAGCCCTGATTTTCTTGCAGGTTCGTTCTTCttcaattcaaacaaaatctctcttcttcgatctttttgttttgttttgtttttctaatgaATTTCTGTTAACATTTATATATTGAAGAAACGTACAAACATTGTGGATgtggagatgaagaagatgatgaagatcaAATTAAGGAATGGTACTATTTTACTCCAAGATATCGAAAGTATCCAAAAGGAAATCGTCCAAGGCGATCAGCGGGAGATGGATACTGGAAGGCAACCGGAAGAGAGAGGCAAATTAAAGATAAGGTAAAGAACATTATTGGGTTTTGGAAAACACTGGTGTTCTTCAAAGGAAAACCTCCAATGGGTCAGAAGACCAACTGGATTATGCGTGAATATAGGCTCAATAATCCTCCTCCTCTCAGACCAACCAATGACATCATGAAAGTATGTACTTTTCTTTCgttaagcttaattaatttgttaatttctctGACTAAATTTTGTTGTATTATCCAGCTAGACGACTGTGTTCTATGCAGGATGTATAAGAAGAAAGTATATTTAAATGAATCTAAATCCAAATCCCCTATTAAAGGCAAAGATCCAAAGAAAGTGGCAACCAAATCCACCACATCTTTGTCGAATGGTGCACCGCAGCAATCCGAATTGATTGATCCACCTCCGTCGTTCGATCGAAGTTATCATGTAGGTGAATCCTCCACATCTTTGCCACCTTGCAACTCCATTGGTGCTCCACGGCAGTCCCAATTGATTTATCAACATTCGCGGTTGGATCAATCCTCCACATCTTTGCCGCCACCTTACAACTCAATTGGTGCCCGGGCCCCGCAACTTCCACAGGACCCTGCAAATGAATCAGAAGTTGTATTTGATGATATGCCttcattttagaaaaatttaggaggttttaattggtttttcataatataggaatttttttttgggagaaaatcTAAATGTCCTTCTCCCTTCGTTCTcttatcttttatttaaaatcaaCCATTTAAATTTGGAGGATTCACATGGTGGTTGATTTTTCATAATGCCTTTTATAAACTCATGATAGAAAAGCaataaatgcaattgttttttaGTGTTACTAATTAAGCTGTCGTTTTCCTTTTTTACTCATGTGGAAAATTGGGGTTGCTACAGATGTGGTGGCTAataatgacattattatgaagaaaaagacattttttattttttaaaaaaataccaaataaaaatattattgcttcacacatttttttttaattttggttttttttttaattaaaaaaaaaaaaaaaaaaaaaaagcaaaaagggaGTGGAAATCCCATTTGCCTTTTCTACTCGGATGTTATTATATTTCATATCTTGTGTGCAGGCTACCTTGTTATTCAAGCACATGCTACCTTATAGAATGGCAAAAGCCTACCAttattaaataaagaaagacGAAGGAGAAGTTAGAATACCTTGAATTATTAAAGTTTGCATTTccacttaataaaataatggaattcctattttctttgGCTTAGGAAATTGGTTTTTGTCTGATTCAACTggaatttctattttctttgccctttttttttttttttttaggatgtCCACCCAAGAGGagaagagagattcgaactagtgacctctgcttcatgatGCGTGGTTCTTAGCCGATTGAGTTGTCTCTTGGAGACTATTTTATTTGCTGCCTACCACTTGATACAAGTAAAACTTCAGTGGAATTAAGGTTAGGTCATGGTGTTTAAATGCAGTGAGGCGGCTCCTCATAGTTTAGCCTCTAAAGACATTAATTCTTTAACGAGAAAGGGCTACTATGATCACATCTAGTTTTCAGAGATCTCAATCCACATGATTTGAAGTGTATCTCATCTTTCGATGACTAATTGCAACTTTACCAAAAACAGtactttaattttcataatcaAGGAATGATGATAAAGAATGACACTCTTCAAGAAATGTAATACTTGAAATAGTAATAACAATAGAGAGCCCCTGCTATTCGGATGTGCTGTAAAACCTTACTTTTACTGCATCTAACAAGAGAATGACACATCGTTTAAAAACACCAAATGCAATAAACATGAAAGCACCAgatcttatttaaaaaaaaaaaaaaaacacaaatgacAAAAAGGCACCTCCAATTTGCCCTTTCACTCAACgccaaaccctaaaaacccacCACCTCCTGAGCCCAAAGCCACCATCTATCCGATAATTTTGGTGCCTTTTATCCCTCTACTTTCTCTCTTTAGAAATAGGTTTTGCTTTGACTGGGAAAATGGGTAACATAAATATTGCGTGTTTCAAGTTGGGTATTACTTGTGAGTGGCGAAATTGCTTGTGGTTGGGtgttcttttttcttggtggttgattttgtttgtaagttttgGGTAGTCTATTTTGCTTGTAATTTTTGGGTGCTTTTGAAAACGGAGAGTAGAGAGTGCTCAAGCGGTTATAACCGGCAGTTATTAGCTATTACTGCTAACCACAACCACCTTAGGcagttatcaatttttaataatcCTAGGCAGTTAAGGTTATTTTATAACagacggttagtggttatttaAACCAATAACCGGTAGTTTTATAACCGCtatttttatatgggcttttaggctttttaagtgttttggacCATCAATGAgcctattttttgggtttattttagtCACTTTGGGCCAAAATGTTCCATATCTaaaatacatttatcaaaattttgtttctccCTCCAAAACGATGCCGTTTTGATGtctaaacaccaaaacaacatcattttagatgttttattataaaatttattaatatataatatataatatttatttatattaaggAAAATGCTAAATGCACAACTATTTTGCTTAACTTTgggccaacttttgccttatttttttaatttaaaaaataacaaaataaaaaataaaaaaagtttttgaagcaataatttttattttggttattctttttattttgtatttttttttttaaataaaatttatattttgcttcaaaaactttttccttattttttaatttaaaaaataagaaaaaagttggccaCAAGTTGGGGCTATATCATTCCTCTTATATTATTGTATATAACGGTAGgtagttagcggttataacTACTTTGCCCTACCCCTAAAATTGCTAATTGGAACTACCCtaagtggttagcggtttttaataACCGACTAGCAAAGCGGTTAGTGGGGCGGTTATAACCGCCCCCGCTTGTGCAGCCTTACAGAGAGAACAAgtaattatatgaaaaaaaaaaaaaaaattcatggagAGAACAATACATGCAATTTAGTAAGGACAGACACAGAACCACGAGTTAGTTTggaattgtttgattaatttatcTTAATTGGTTCATTTAATAAAGAATATATTTGATGTCATCTATATCTTAATTTGATTGGTTAATCAGTTGGGAGATAGAACTCTTACCATGCGCCATTTATCTTAATGTTTAGAGCATTCTTAGTAGCCTTACTAAAATAACCATGaacttttactattctatttaaatattatttttcaaatacttctttatatatatatatttcaaagaaTAAGGAAGGATGTAGaaaatttatattgttttttattcatttggtgagtgaatagttCCCTCACcatttaaaccaaaataaaattttggttaaaatggtgaatctgaaaagtgaaaaaaaaaaaaaaaaaaaagtgaaaaaaccaGACCGTGGAGAGGAGAGAGCTCTTCCTTTCCCCTCCCCCNNNNNNNNNNNNNNNNNNNNATTTGCTTATGCTGCGCTGCCTTTGTTTGCCCTCCATCGTGTTGTGCCGCTCTTCGCCTCCCCAGAATCGGTTGGGTTTTTGTCCTGGCCTTTGGGTCGAGGAAGATTAGTTTTAGTGTGAGGGTTTTGCACTTATAGccagaaaaataaatgttaggAATATGAACTacttatgtattagattgagttcGTCTGGAGTAGATTTGTTCTAACTATAACTAAAGTTTAGACATGGGTTAGagatgttgaagtcatagataggacttgattgtaagatttttatgtgcCTTTATGACATGTGTAAAAGCTTTATACTTTtgttcccaagaggtagttcaatcggctggggccacacttaataaagtggaggtcactagttcgaatctccctccaccctcttgtgtggacatgtaaaaaaaaaaaaaaaagcgcttcatactcttgatattttttcaatgaatgaatatgaaagtgtctcttcaaaaaaaaaaaaaaagtgaagatttAAACCACTTTTCCTAAAttgtctcaccaaaataaccaaaaaatggttttggtgaggATGCAAGGAATGCTCTTATCTTTTGTCCAActctttttcaaattcaccATTTGGTatttaagaagaaagaaatagcaTTTTCTGAGAGTGAATAAATGATTAATATCattataattgataattaaacATATTTGTTTCCGAATTTATTCTTAATTATAATCTGAggtggattttttatttaaatacaaGTCTAcatggaagagatgataaatAGTCATCTGTTTAGACTCTTCCAACCCGTACACTTTAATAGAATTCTTCAGTtgcccagagagagagagagagagagagaagtcaAATTATCATGGAGATTGTTGAGAATGGAAAGCAGAATATCAAGAGAGAGCAAGAAGTTGTTGAGAATGGAAAGCAGAATATCAAGGGAGAGCAAGAAGTTGTTGAGAATGGAAAGCAAAATATCAAGAGAGAGCTAGAAGTTGTTGAGAATGGAAAGCAGAATATCAAGAGAGAGCAAGATGTTGTTGAGAATGGGAAGCAGAATatcaagagagagaaagaacttTCCGTCGACGCTCCTGTAGATGATCAGCTCTCTCTTTTGGGTTGCGCGTACGACTTAGGCGATAAAACTGTAAAGAGACAGCGAGTTGATGAGGATGACGATGAGGATgacgaagatgaagatgatgaggagTACTTCAGAAATTTGCCACTTGGGTTTGGGTTCTATCCCGACGACGATGTGCTAATTGAGGAGTACTTGAAGCCCAAGCTGTTTAACCAGCCCCTCCCAAGAAACCTGATAAACGACATTGACATATATCTCCACAGCCCTGAAATTCTTGCAGGTAAGTTCTTCttcaattcaaacaaaatccctcttcttcttcttcgatctttttgtttttgttttgtttttctaatgaGTTGTTATTAACATTTATATATTGAAGAAACGTACAAACATTGTGGATgtggagatgaagaagatgatgaagatcaAATTAAGGAATGGTACTATTTTACTCCAAGATATCGAAAGTACCCAGAAGGAAGTCGTCCAAGGCGATCAGCGGGTGACGGATACTGGAAGTCAAGTGGATGTAAGAGGCAAATTAAAGATAAGGAAAACACCATTATTGGGTTTAGGAAGACACTGGAGTTCTACAAAGGAAAACCTCCAATGGGTGTGAAGACCAGCTGGATGATGGATGAATATAGACTCAATAATCCTCCTCCTCTCAGGCCAACCAATGACATCATGAGAGTATGTACTTTTCTTTCTGTAAGCTTTATTATTTGTAACTTTTGTTAATTTCTCTGACTATTTTGTTGTATTATCCAGCTAGACGACTGTGTTCTATGCAGGATCTATAAGACCGAAAGCCGTACGTATTAAACGCAAAGATCGAAAGAAAGTGGGAGTGATCAAGGCAGCTAATTAAATCCACCACATCTTTGCCGAATGGTGCACCGCAGCAGGCCCAATTGATTCATCA from Corylus avellana chromosome ca10, CavTom2PMs-1.0 includes:
- the LOC132163819 gene encoding NAC domain-containing protein 1-like; translated protein: MEIVENGKETIKREQALTVDAAVDDQLSLWGLYDLGDISSGHGKRQRVGDDDDDDDHSVDDEEYFRNLPLGYGFYPEDDVLIEEYLKPKLFNQPLPRNLINDIDIYLHSPDFLAETYKHCGCGDEEDDEDQIKEWYYFTPRYRKYPKGNRPRRSAGDGYWKATGRERQIKDKVKNIIGFWKTLVFFKGKPPMGQKTNWIMREYRLNNPPPLRPTNDIMKLDDCVLCRMYKKKVYLNESKSKSPIKGKDPKKVATKSTTSLSNGAPQQSELIDPPPSFDRSYHVGESSTSLPPCNSIGAPRQSQLIYQHSRLDQSSTSLPPPYNSIGARAPQLPQDPANESEVVFDDMPSF